The Penaeus monodon isolate SGIC_2016 chromosome 6, NSTDA_Pmon_1, whole genome shotgun sequence genomic sequence TACTATTGCAAAAGTCGGACTGTGTTTGCTGTCCTCGTAAGTCAACTGTATAATTTACATTGTTATCCTTCAATTATGAATAGGTTATTGAGACCTACATCTCAATATTTTCGAGAAGGTTCTAGTACAGGCTCGATGATGTAGTCTGATGATTGAAAAAATATGCATTACAATTTTTGTAAAGGAACTGaagtatttattaaaaaaaaatatgtatatattatttgtagtattCATTAACCTTTGTATTTGAcatgaatgaagaggaagaggggaagtagtAGAAAagatcaaattattattatgatttaaatgCTCTGAGGCCTACACGActcattttatatatgaaatatccgagcacaataaatgtataaatgaggTGCTATGATCAGTACTGGGCCATCTCTGTATAAATAAGCTGATTAGCATAAAAGATTATCCCATAATCACACTTCTAATATTATATCTGAGAATTTCAACTTAAACTACATCCATTCTTCTTCAAATTCACcatctcactcactttctcaacTCCTATATTAATGATACAAGAAACTGTAAAATAAGTAACTATAAACTGACATTTCTGAgaaataatatagagaaaaatCTTCCAATTGCAAACAATTAAATTAACAGACTTTCAGACTTCCACCTGTAACATAAGCATTAGTATGTTCGTGTTAATGCAcaacaataaagaaagagagtGCACTGATATAAATTgatgattatgtttatataaaattttaaactaagaAACCATTTGATAAATGCATATTCAGACAACTGGTCTAAGAACACCTTTGAACCTGCTCGCCTTCAAATTATTGCCATCAAAGATGACAACATTGTGTATACTTCAAAGGAAATGTGAAATCCTTAACAAGAAGTTTCAGTCAATGTTTGTTCAGGACACCAAATTTCAAATAGAGACTACAAAtgctaaacaaaattaaaaaatatctcACTCAAgcaatgaaagaaagatagaaaaaaaatggagagaaaaaaaaaatatatatataaataaaaggcatTCTGAAGGGTTCTTAAGGAATGTGCTTAACAACAGTGTGAAAATACAGTCCCAGCACCCTAGAAGCCAAGGATGTGATGGTGGAGAGtttagaccgagagagagagagagagagagagagagagagagagagagagagagagagaggggagagggagagggagagggagagggagagggagaggggagaggagaggagagagagagagagaggaggagagaaagagagaagagagagagagagagagagaggagagagagagagagagagagaggagagagagagagagagagagagagagggagaggagagagagagagaagacggagagaaggaaggagggaagagagaagaagagagagagaagaggaagaagaggagaagaagataggaagaaggaaggaagtgaaagagagagagaagatagacatgAAAGTTGACAGATAGATAAGCTTGAATATGTCTTGATGACACTGAATGCACAGAAGCTAGAAAAAGTGACTTTTGCCTCACTGTTGCATTGCATGAGAGTTTGATGCTGAAAGCTTCAGCAGTCTGTGACTGCATCGACAGCATGCCATGATTCTACAGTGATATTATCCTGTAAAAATTCCTTTACCACTGATACTGGCTCTTGAGTTATCAACTTCATTGGCCTGtagttctaaaaaaatatatatatacaaaacataacatatatactaacCCTGAAGTTTACCTgaatgcaaaaatgatgaaagtaaACATATCAAATGTAATACAAATCATACTTTATTCATTCATAGTTCAAGACTATTGAATTCCTTTTAAATTATAATTCATTGCTCAAGACTATTGAATTCCCCTTTATTTATAAAAGGTATGCAGATGGGTATGTAACTTCAGAAATAAAATGTGTCCCAcccctcctctttatttctgTAATTGTCTTCAACTTCCTTGCCTCTGCCTGTaactcttttttcctctattgccctctctgtttatcttttaatctatgtatttatttatctatcatctatctataaaaaaaaaaaaaaaaaaaaaaaaaaaaaaaaaaaaatatatatatatatatatatatatatatatatatatatatataatatatatatatatatatatatatatatatatatatatatatatatatatatatatatatatatatatatatatatatatatatattatatatatgtatatatatgatatatatatatatatctatatatatatatatactatatatatatatatatatatatatatatatatatctatatatatatatatatatatatatatatatatatatatatatatatatatatatatgtagtaaatggtacactcacaaatacacacaaaattgtATCCCTCACCTTTGGCTCCACATCAGAGTCTTCATCTGTGACATCATAAACCAGACGTACTAGCATCTTTGTAATGTCTGGAATATTCACATGGACTTGTGGCCAGCACTCTTGCACATACCTTTTGATGCCCTGAAGCAAAAGAAATATGCTggtaaagagtgagaaagagccgGAACTCTACACCAGCcgccaaggagtcaattagtggaCCTACTTAATCtctcctgatttcccctttctttgagTTTTTTCGGAAAGttgttttttctaatgctatcaatattgatgctgttattattattgatgacatTACAATTACTGCagtgttattaacaatactaacaaaacaacaacaacaaaaaatcttaaaatatagGATAAGGGGAAACAGGTGAGATCAGTAGGATTAGTAATTAACTTCTTGATGAATAAGCAcctgtagagccatctatatgtaaatacaattaataaactaaactctCAGAGGGCATGACATGtatttacatgccatccttggcTGCACCAGGTTAATAtcaatgctgttttttttatcattgacattgtggttatcataatattattaacaacactaatatgaatataaagcaaaaaataatatttacaaaagtcaaggaaaagggtaaataggatTAGTACATCGGACTAGTAAGTGGCTCCTCGGTGACTAAGCACTTATGGagccaaaaaattaaaatctagGTGAACAtagcatgtgtgtacatgccattGCCTGtcagcaaaagagagaaaaacaataggAGAGACATGATAtgtctaaagagagagaggagagagagagagagagagagagagagagagagaagagagagagagagagagagagagagagagagagagaggagaaaagagagagaggagagagagaagagagagagagaagagaagagaagagaagagaaagagaagagaaagaggaagagaagaagagaagagaagagagagaagagaagagagggacagagagaagagaaagagaagagaagagagagagaagagagaagagaagagagagaaaagagaagagagagaagagagagagagagaagagagagagagagagagagagagagagagagagagagagagagagagagagagagagagagaaaagaaaagaaatttaccTTTGAAATAGACAAAGACTGAATTTGTTGcttatgttgtatttttgttttgttattgagaaaatgcaagaaaacaaGTTCGTCAAGCATGTTTACATTCAAAATTATCATCTGCAATTATATCATGTCTTTTGATTTATAGTATAGGGTAGATAACACTCTCTcctaatcattttatttattcctaaagatgaggaagaagtggatgaagaagaagaaaaagacagagaagaagataaagaaggagaggaaaaagaaaaagatgataacagagaggaggttggggaggtagaggaggaagggaaaaagaaagaagatggagaggtaggggagagctACAAACAAACTGCATACAAACCTTCAAGATATTGATTCTGTCTTCTGCCTCTTGTCCATCATAAGTTGCCAAATAATCTTGGAAAATCTGCATCAGATCCTGTgaccatcttaaaaaaaaaagggaaaaagaatgaacaacagacaagtaagaaaagaaaagaaaagaaaaagaaagaaaaaacataaaactttGTGAAGAAACTGTTCCCTAAAAtactttttcaaaaaactttggAAACAAAAACTGAAAAGTTCAAAATTAATGATATCAGAGTAATTTTCAAAGCTTATTAAGTTGCAAATCAAGTATTGtagaatgattattatattaataataacaataataatgaccacctttatcacaataattatctaaaaaatataataacacaaaaataatgaagaagaaaaagaagaataaataaataaataagagagagaaagaaagagaaagagaaagagaaagagaaagagagagagagagaggagagagaaggagaaatagaaagagaaagagagagagaatgagagaggaagaagaaagagagagagaggagaggggaggagagagagaaagaggaagagagagagagagagagagagaaagagagagaaaagaaaaaagagagagaaagaagagagagagagatagagagagaagagagaggagagagagacagagagagagagagagagagagagagagagagagagaagagagagagagagagagagagagagaagagaggagagagagagaggagagagagagagggacagagagagggacagagtgagggagagagagggacagaggagagggagagagagagagagagagagagagagagagagagagagagagagagagagagagagagagagagagagagagacagagagagagattaaaaaaaaaaaaaaaaaaaaaaatgtttgtaccTCACTGCAACTATCCCCATAGCTGCTATCACCTCTGGAAGTGTTCGAGAGTAGAGTGAACGCAGTGCCAGTTTTTGCTCACCATACATTTCTCTTAGCAACTGCTCCAGGATAACCTCATAGTGAgtttgctattaaaaaaaaaagatgatatgaatattgcagtaacaataatgacaatagtgatgtccagtgatgatggtgattataagtGTTTAGGTATGCTGCTTGTGGCTCAAGGTTAGTAGTAGGCAATGATTTTACTATGATTGCTACATTGGACATGCATCTGTTAATAATatcaaccaataataatagtgtacAACATATCAACACTCctctgcttttcttctctcttgtctctctccctactctgCTGTCATCTGTTCTCTCTGCTCGTCATAGTAACTTCCGAAGcaaatctctctctatcctcttctctcatctctctcgtcctctctctgctctcctctctcttctctctactctctttctctgttctctctgctcTGTCCATCCCTTACtcactctctgtcctctcctctccaccctcgtCCCCTCTCGTCACTCCTACTCcgtcctcctgctctctctctctctcttctctctctctctctctctctctctctctctctctctctatatatcatacttatatatatatatatatatatatatatatatatatatatatatatatgtacacatatacacagtaaaCACTTCCCTTATATTAATCAGTAAACTCACACTCCTCAGCTTTCCTGCATGGGAAGGATCTGCCTCTAAGACCTTGGCTGCTTCTAAGATGGTAGGATAGAGCTCATCCAAAACCTCAACTTCCCTAGCAAAGAGGTGAGGTTTTAGGGCATCGAAAATAACTGCTGCACGTCCATAAAACCGAAGTTCCGAGCTGGGCTAGAGAAAGATATATGGTATTATAACTATGTTTCtatttaattttgtcattttcttattcaactatctgtaaaattatatatacataaatacatacatatatatacatataggtatatatatgtgcataaatatatatatatatatatatatatatatatatatatatatatatatatatatatatatatatatatatttatatatatattatatatatatgtatgtaagtatgtttgcacacacacacacaccacacacacacacacacacacacacacacacacacacacacacacacacacacacacacacacacaaaaaatatatatatatatatatatatatatatatatatatatatatatatatatatatatatatatatatatatacatatatataaatcctttatcatatatatactatatatggtgaGTACATTAACCCACTGTATCAGTATGACTaacaaccaataaataaatattacagcAAATTGTTcctctgataataatattagcaaaccCTAACACAAAATGCAATATGACAACTTactgtatttgtaataataaaagcaaatggCAATTCATTAGATAAAAGAACTTACAGCGTTGGTCAGAATATGACGAAGAGCTGAGAGTCCCAGAGCTTTGTTGCTCCTCTCCCAGTCATCCGTGATGAAAAGTGCTGGTGGAAGTAGGTACGGCAGGTGTTTGCTAATGCTTCTATGCTGAAGTTGGAGTGTTTTATGCTTGTTAAAAGGTACTACAAAGAACTGAAGCATTTGTTGGtagaataaaaaaacatcatatcacttcaatatccttattattctacttattttattaattaaatagtaataaatgattataaacatattatgaaATGGTTTTATTAGctgtatttgtattatgttttcCTAATGGTAAAACTATTTTATCTCTGGataaaataatatgcaaaatagCATAACCGATAATAAATACTGTctaaatggaaaatatatcagAAGAGAAAACACTTACATCAAGAAGTTCCAACATGTACAGATACACCATCTTCACAGCTGGGTAGGATTTCCAGGTTGTCTTTTTCAATGATTCTGAGAGTTTTTCCAGCACAAATTTCATATAACCTTCAAAGTCTTCatcatctgtttcttttcttttgacatCTACATCTTCTTTGCTGTCTTCTGCAACTTGTCTTCCAGTAAGTAATACCTGCAAGTTGTCACACTCACAAAAATCGCACAGCTTGTTCAAGATATCTCTGGAAGTTATAGCTGCCTGCTCGTTACTCCATTCCCAGCTGCTGTCCCGGTATTCACAGGCTACACTCACACAACCAACAATGACACCCTTTAAAAACTGTGGTGAAaatttctgtccctctttctttgcTTTGTTAATGGAGTCCAAGAGTCGCAGAAGGATGCAGAGGTGCATCTCTGCTTCCCTTGCCACATTTTCAAACTCTGTGGCATCATAAGGGACATCCTCTGGGGCATCACGGCAAGGAACATGACATGATTTTACTGTTGTGCTTAATATAGATATCAGTTCATCCTCACTGATATTCTCACTACTGGTTTTGAGTCTTTCTAGTAAAGTGATGATTTTTTCAGTATCTGCAGTTTccattttacttattcattctttttttctggtaGAAATTAatatcctaaaaaaagaaaaatacaaataaataatataatttcataatttatctCAAATGCAATGTCTACCAATCTTAACTAAGATTTATCATGGTTCTCCTTAGTTTTCCATAAAAACTACAGTACTGGTGATGCTAATAAAATTAACAGAAACACTTTATCCAAAAAGTAACCCTAACACAACTGATATTCCGGAACATCCTTGGTATGCCTTACACCTTCCCTATTTGATGGGTTCAGTATCATCTGCATTGTTAATGAGCACTGGCTAAACCACTATAAATGCACACTAAACAGTAAACATTCAGAAGACCTTTGCATTAAAGatcatgatgatactgatatcaatggattcctctcactctctagtACTCATATGCATAGAAAGTATGCTgcagaaccccccaccccccacccctataaatacactataagccagggaggggatgaaaggtaccagggaaattgaaggttaaaaaaagtataacatACAATGAATTggtcattatatcattaaatgATGGGGGCACAGCCCACTTCAACCCCTCACCCCAATGGGACCTTAACATCCCTGCCCTGGATGATAAAACAATACACCATGTATGTATTCAGGATAGAGCCTAGGACGGACTTCACATCACAGGGCACTGTGACAGTAATATGAGCACACATcatagactgatatatatctattgcaGGAGGCTGCCACCCTCAAACCACTGCCCAAGACTAAGCATACCCTGCATATGTACAGCAGGACAGAGCAAAAGCAAATCACATGGTCACAGGAATGTACCATGAGTAGCAGCATATCAACCTATGATATAATTAGCATCATATACTGACTAGAATATAAGGtattccatatcatcatcatccaccaatCAGGATAATAATTTATTGTTCCTGGGTTGTATCTTGCTATGTTCACCCAGAATATCACTTGTACACTGTATCCTGCATTGAATATGAGAaggattctttgtcttccaaggtggggatggggatgggtgtCCTCAAAAGGGGGTTGCATGGGATAAGACCCTGCattagacaatatagtgactCTGTTTATGTCAATATCATCATGGggacatatttaatatatattattattactctaatagtAATAACTTCCCTGGTACCTCTCTTGCCCTCCTCTGCTGTCAGTGCCAAATATGTGAATTTAGGGTTTTTCTGTGGCAAATATGTTAAATGCATGAGTAGTAGatagtgagaggaatccatctgTGCAACTATCATTCTGTTTGGTTATGCAAAGCTATGCAGAATAATTACCGAAAGCTGGTCTGAATATCTACCCACTAAACACTGAAAGGAATCCATTGATAccaaatcaaatatattttaagataatgaCCTATTCTAGATGACTATCTTTGTGGCTGTGGGAAACTGAAACTTTACCACTGAAATAAAGCCGAAAGCACCACATTGTGTATATGTTtcaaattacattacatttttgtCAGCAAAATGAATCTCTAAATTCCAAATTAactcatataaataaacatttcatatatacatatatatcacaaaacatCAACATATTTCCTTTCTTACTATATAGGGCTTTATGTGTTAAAAGGCATGcgattcttcttgttttttctccttttattgaaTTGTTATTTACGAAAGGTAGTGTTTGTTATTCATACCTGGTCGTTTAGTTTACCGAAAGATAAATAAACGTGAATGTCATAGAAaacgtgtttgaaaaaaaatggagacgaATAGGGGAGACTTTAGCAAGTTTAATGTGTACCACTGTTTGAACAGTTCTAGTCATCGTAAAGTGTCTTTTCATATACTGTTTAGTAAAAAGAGTACATTGATTTTTTTACCAccgttatattattgtattatcttcattataatcgtTGTTGCtactgtcttttttattattaccattcttactcctcttatcattaacatattactataaatattataattatcattgtagatatatatatgatagcatcTAAGCAGGATGTGTAACCATACATACAGGGAAACACACAAGGTTTTAATTTGCAATTGTGGTGGTATTCCTCGCTTCTGTGAATATAATGCGAAGCCAGCGTTTTGAATGCTCCAGAAAACGAAGGAGTGGAAATGATTCCTCACAGGAAGGGCATAAATATGGAACTGCCTAAAAGTATGAATTCCACAATAAATGTGCCTATCAGTGGGTAGTTATACATTGATGTTTGCCCGCCAGCCATTCATTGAGTAAATCCTTTCCAAGCACTGTAGGTAAAAGTAAATATCCCCTTCATTCTTTCGAAACAGACTAATTCATCCACATTCCCACTATTAACAacataaaggtaaataaataaatgagtaatctaaaaaaaaatatttccttagATATATGAACTTCAGTTTTAAGTGGAATGTGTTTTCACCCCTTTTTAAATCACAGTGTAACCTCGTTTTCAGCTTTGTATTTATCCCTGGAGCATAAActgatacatgtaaaaaaaagaaaaaaaattaaaacgaaagacCTGAGTAATGCCACTTATCGCATACagtggcatgtacatatatatatataatatatatatatatatatatatatatatatatatatatatattatatatgtaagtacacatgcatataaagcATAACTATGtcaatataaatatctttaacCAATTCTACGTTGACAATGAAATCATGGCATAAAATATCAGTTTTCGCTACCAttgcttcctcattttctcttaatTAGTTATATGTTCTTttgcaatattgtttttttcataacttaCTTTTGGGCTCTTTTAATAACTGATATCTTATAACCCCAACCGAGTGTTATGTGCGTCAAAATATCTTATCTCCCCCAAATTCCGGGCATTAGATCGGCGCTCCTAATTTGCTCCTTGGAttgcgggttggggggggggggtcgaagacGGCCAGAAACTAGTGATAGCATTtacattattaatgatttaagCGCCGAGTAATAATGCAAaactgctttttttttacttattggaATCATTTTCAATTGCATTTCCGCACAATGGTCTAAGTACTTTGGTTTCTGTACTGGTCATCCAATAGGTTAAAGGATATATTCTCTTTGCGATATGAGGTCAGCTGGAAAAGGCTATTCATGCCTATAGCAGTAGCAAGAGAAAgccacttgctctctctctctctctctgtatgtatgtgtgtgtatgtgtgtgtgtgtgtgtgtgtgtgtgtgtgtgtgtgtgtgtgtgtgtgtgtgtgtgtgtgtgtgtgtgtgtgtgtgtgtgtgtgtgtgtgtgtgtgtgtgtgtgtgtgtgtgtgtgtgtgtgtgtgtatgtgtgtgtgtgtgtatgtgtgtgtgtgtgtgtgtgtgtgagagagagagagagagagagagagagagagagagagagagaagagaaagagaaagagaaagagaaagagaaagagaaagagagagagagaagacagagagaagacagagagagaagacatagagAGAAGACTATATTACTAGGTAATTcaaagtgattataataatttgataaaatgtgTTGAACTTTAATTAAACCCTAAAGACAGCATTGCCTGAGCCATGTTCTGCTGCCCAGCCACACATTTTCATGTTACCAAGGCCAGTTTAAATTTATGATGTTTGTTTAAGTTGTATCTAAACACAAGAAaatgtgttgagagagagagagagagggagaggaagagagagagagagagagagagagagagagagagagagagagagaggagagagagagagagagagagagaagagagagagagagagagagaagaagagaggggaagaagagagagagaggagagagaggaggaagagagagagagagagagagaagagagagagagagaagagagagagagagagagagagagagagagagagagagagagagagagagagagagacgcatactAATTTACATTTTAACAAATGTCCCTCTATAAAATTTCTGAATTAATTGTTGTGACTTTTGGAACCATGAACCACCATAcaaagagaagtgtgtgtgtgtgtgtgtgtgtgtgtgtgtgtgtgtgtgtgtgtgtgtgtgtgtgtgtgtgtgtgtgtgtgtgtgtgtgtgtgtgtgtgtgtgtgtgtgtgtgtgtgtgtgtgtgtgtgtggtgtgtgtgtgtgtgtgtgtgtgtgtgtgtgtgtgtgtgtgtgtgtgtgtggtgtgttcggcATTTATAATTTGTATCTTATCTCATAGACGCCATATCCGTAGTATCTCATTAATGAACCACcttttttcttggaaaaaaacTTGGTAAATTTCCATGTAGGTAATTCATAAAACCAACAGTAACTGACCAAAACTTATCATAGTCTAATACTAAATGATATACGTAG encodes the following:
- the LOC119574227 gene encoding TELO2-interacting protein 2-like, translated to METADTEKIITLLERLKTSSENISEDELISILSTTVKSCHVPCRDAPEDVPYDATEFENVAREAEMHLCILLRLLDSINKAKKEGQKFSPQFLKGVIVGCVSVACEYRDSSWEWSNEQAAITSRDILNKLCDFCECDNLQVLLTGRQVAEDSKEDVDVKRKETDDEDFEGYMKFVLEKLSESLKKTTWKSYPAVKMVYLYMLELLDHRSISKHLPYLLPPALFITDDWERSNKALGLSALRHILTNAPSSELRFYGRAAVIFDALKPHLFAREVEVLDELYPTILEAAKVLEADPSHAGKLRSQTHYEVILEQLLREMYGEQKLALRSLYSRTLPEVIAAMGIVAVRWSQDLMQIFQDYLATYDGQEAEDRINILKGIKRYVQECWPQVHVNIPDITKMLVRLVYDVTDEDSDVEPKAINIIKQNKNNLGLIINIESFGLCNIFPIP